The following coding sequences are from one Sandaracinaceae bacterium window:
- a CDS encoding pyruvate, water dikinase produces the protein MSAPHCRRIAETAGLPVGGKVEGLRRLLELGLPSAPAFAVIGARGPVDDVIFEQVLHHYAELGAGAVAVRSSALGEDSEEASFAGQYDTILNVSGADALRAAIDACLASADNERARAYRAARTEGASAEGSVEVRDDGDVHMTVVVQRMVDAQAAGVLFTADPVSGRRDWLVIDAVRGLGDALVSGEVTPDHAVLDPSSRVVAYERAGESAILPDDTLRALAEHARTAAARMGVPLDLEWAIDQAGQVVFLQARPITHLAADPRALDVIQAPSDYYTKCNIGEMMPGAITPLSRSLTARGIEVGMQRMNVQCGALPAESEEFLYVAVFGGHMFLNLTAVLRMSGLVAGSTPEQACLAICGQRVPDAESALPPPASALVQYRNLLRYARFILRAGKRVPTLRRCVDDLAQLAKELPRERSAMAMWTRIDAALPAWFDAFEHHLACSAPAGAMAPIMLRVTAEHDPPDAHDIARVAELLSGARDVESADIAAGIDRIVAALSEQRGAAEQVLAEELDAALAWLRSPAAGHAGALFRAYLERHGHRAVRELELHQRDWSDDPLPLVRSIRSTLRARTDGGAGAASPSRGARDSADATGTSHGARGRAQLGAPPAPGRSRGLRMLVARAHDAVRLRETTKSLLVKSGQHLKHAYRILGAALSREGLLPDEDAVFFLTHQELRRCLDGDRTLQALAVARRKTYAYQMDLVFEEIFVGRGEPVRPVFDAGDGVVLGKPVSVGVARGRARVVRTLEEASAVEAGEILIAPITDVGWTPYFGLLGGLATDVGSAVSHGAVVAREYGVPCIVGTQVGTRMFRTGDRVELDGSTGRLRLLGADE, from the coding sequence GTGAGCGCTCCTCACTGCCGGCGCATCGCCGAGACCGCCGGGCTGCCGGTGGGCGGCAAGGTCGAGGGGCTGCGCAGGCTGCTCGAGCTGGGTCTGCCGAGCGCGCCCGCGTTCGCTGTGATCGGGGCGCGTGGGCCCGTGGACGACGTCATCTTCGAGCAGGTGCTCCACCACTACGCCGAGCTGGGCGCTGGCGCCGTCGCCGTGCGCTCCTCGGCGCTGGGTGAGGACTCGGAGGAGGCGTCGTTCGCGGGGCAGTACGACACCATCCTGAACGTGTCGGGCGCCGACGCGCTGCGCGCGGCCATCGACGCGTGCCTGGCCAGCGCCGACAACGAGCGGGCACGCGCGTATCGTGCGGCGCGTACCGAGGGTGCGTCGGCGGAGGGGAGCGTCGAGGTGCGCGACGACGGCGACGTGCACATGACGGTGGTGGTGCAGCGCATGGTCGACGCGCAGGCCGCAGGCGTGCTCTTCACGGCCGATCCCGTCAGCGGGCGCCGTGACTGGCTGGTGATCGACGCGGTGCGCGGGCTGGGGGACGCGCTGGTGAGCGGCGAGGTCACGCCCGACCACGCGGTGCTGGACCCCTCGTCGCGTGTCGTCGCCTACGAGCGCGCGGGGGAGAGCGCCATCCTTCCCGATGACACGCTGCGCGCGCTGGCCGAGCACGCGCGCACGGCGGCGGCGCGCATGGGCGTACCGCTGGACCTCGAGTGGGCTATCGACCAAGCGGGCCAGGTGGTGTTCCTGCAGGCGCGGCCCATCACGCACCTGGCGGCCGACCCCCGCGCCCTCGACGTCATCCAGGCGCCCAGCGACTACTACACGAAGTGCAACATCGGCGAGATGATGCCGGGCGCCATCACGCCCCTGTCGCGCTCGCTCACCGCGCGCGGCATCGAGGTGGGTATGCAGCGCATGAACGTGCAGTGCGGCGCGCTGCCTGCCGAGTCCGAGGAGTTCCTGTACGTGGCGGTCTTCGGCGGCCACATGTTCCTGAACCTCACGGCCGTGCTGCGCATGAGCGGGCTGGTCGCGGGGTCCACCCCCGAGCAGGCCTGCTTGGCCATCTGTGGCCAGCGCGTGCCTGACGCCGAGAGCGCCCTGCCGCCGCCCGCGAGCGCGCTGGTGCAGTACCGGAACCTGCTGCGCTATGCGCGCTTCATCTTGAGAGCGGGCAAGCGCGTGCCCACCTTGCGGCGGTGCGTGGACGACCTGGCCCAGCTGGCGAAGGAGCTACCGCGCGAGCGGAGCGCCATGGCCATGTGGACGCGCATCGACGCGGCGCTGCCCGCGTGGTTCGACGCGTTCGAGCATCACCTGGCGTGCTCCGCGCCCGCAGGCGCCATGGCGCCCATCATGCTGCGCGTCACGGCCGAGCACGACCCCCCCGACGCGCACGACATCGCCCGCGTGGCCGAGCTGCTCAGCGGGGCACGCGACGTGGAGAGCGCCGACATCGCGGCGGGCATCGACCGCATCGTCGCGGCGCTGAGCGAGCAGCGTGGGGCTGCGGAACAGGTCTTGGCCGAGGAGCTCGACGCGGCGCTCGCGTGGCTGCGCAGTCCCGCGGCGGGGCACGCGGGCGCGCTGTTCCGCGCGTACCTGGAGCGCCACGGGCACCGCGCCGTGCGCGAGCTGGAGCTGCATCAGCGCGACTGGTCGGACGACCCGCTGCCGTTGGTGCGCTCCATCCGCAGCACGCTGCGGGCCCGCACGGACGGCGGTGCGGGGGCCGCTTCGCCGTCCCGTGGGGCGCGCGACTCGGCGGACGCGACGGGCACGTCGCACGGGGCGCGAGGCCGCGCGCAGCTCGGGGCCCCGCCAGCGCCAGGGCGCTCCCGCGGGCTCCGCATGCTGGTGGCCCGCGCGCACGACGCGGTGCGTCTGCGTGAGACCACCAAGTCGCTGCTGGTGAAGTCCGGCCAGCACCTCAAGCACGCGTATCGCATCCTGGGCGCGGCGCTCTCGCGCGAGGGACTCCTGCCCGACGAGGACGCGGTGTTCTTCCTGACGCACCAGGAGTTGCGCCGCTGCCTCGACGGGGACCGCACCCTTCAGGCCCTCGCGGTGGCCCGACGCAAGACCTACGCCTACCAGATGGACCTGGTGTTCGAGGAGATCTTCGTGGGCCGCGGCGAGCCCGTGCGCCCCGTGTTCGACGCGGGTGACGGCGTGGTGCTGGGCAAGCCGGTCAGCGTGGGCGTGGCGCGCGGTCGCGCGCGCGTGGTGCGCACCCTCGAAGAGGCCAGCGCGGTGGAGGCCGGCGAGATCCTGATCGCGCCCATCACGGACGTGGGCTGGACGCCGTACTTCGGGCTCCTGGGCGGGCTTGCCACCGACGTGGGCAGCGCCGTCTCCCACGGCGCCGTCGTCGCGCGCGAGTACGGCGTGCCGTGCATCGTGGGCACCCAGGTGGGCACGCGCATGTTCCGCACGGGCGACCGCGTGGAGCTGGACGGCAGCACGGGGCGCCTGCGCTTGCTGGGCGCGGACGAATAG
- a CDS encoding membrane dipeptidase translates to MPTLAFSDPKTNLDAWAARLQISREAVEVYATSDVIDLHIDSFIWTRIFGYDLSKRHGGGVLGRHFYSHCDFPRAMEAGLTGGVWLITTNPFLPAKVRRDLFFRNLRRFEGEFEKHPDVFRIVRTTAQYREARAAGLHGVFLGVQGGNCLDYDLRDFDRLDPQHVLRITLVHLSNSSLGGTSSPASRLGGSDDGLTNRGREYIEVLNEKKIFVDLAHISRRGFFDAVAVHDKTQPLMVTHTGIAGVYEHWRNLTDAQVRAVADTGGCVGVMFQSGFLAKRGASVETIVDHIAHIIDIAGEDVPAIGTDYDGAISPPPELPTIVELPRVADAMLRRGWSAERVQKILGGNFLNVVERLRG, encoded by the coding sequence ATGCCGACGCTCGCTTTCTCCGACCCCAAGACCAACCTCGACGCCTGGGCCGCGCGCCTCCAGATCAGCCGTGAGGCGGTGGAGGTGTACGCCACGAGCGACGTCATCGACCTGCACATCGACTCGTTCATCTGGACGCGCATCTTCGGCTACGACCTCTCCAAGCGGCATGGCGGGGGCGTGCTGGGCCGTCACTTCTACAGCCACTGCGACTTCCCGCGCGCCATGGAGGCGGGGCTCACCGGCGGCGTCTGGCTGATCACCACCAACCCGTTCTTGCCGGCCAAGGTGCGTCGCGACCTGTTCTTCCGGAACCTGCGGCGCTTCGAGGGGGAGTTCGAGAAGCACCCGGACGTGTTTCGCATCGTGCGCACCACCGCGCAGTATCGCGAGGCGCGCGCCGCCGGGCTGCACGGGGTGTTCTTGGGCGTGCAGGGGGGCAACTGCCTCGACTACGACCTGCGCGACTTCGACCGTCTCGACCCGCAGCACGTGCTGCGCATCACGCTGGTGCACCTGTCCAACTCGAGCCTGGGCGGCACCAGCTCGCCCGCGTCACGCCTCGGCGGAAGCGACGACGGACTGACCAACCGCGGGCGCGAGTACATCGAGGTGCTCAACGAGAAGAAGATCTTCGTGGACCTCGCGCACATCAGCCGACGGGGCTTCTTCGACGCCGTGGCGGTGCACGACAAGACGCAGCCGCTGATGGTCACGCACACGGGCATCGCGGGCGTGTACGAGCACTGGCGCAACCTCACGGACGCCCAGGTGCGCGCCGTGGCCGACACTGGCGGCTGCGTGGGCGTCATGTTCCAGAGCGGCTTCCTGGCCAAGCGCGGCGCGAGCGTCGAGACCATCGTCGACCACATCGCGCACATCATCGACATCGCCGGCGAGGACGTGCCGGCCATCGGGACCGACTACGACGGGGCCATCTCGCCGCCGCCCGAGCTGCCCACCATCGTCGAGCTCCCGCGCGTGGCCGACGCCATGCTGCGCCGCGGGTGGTCGGCCGAGCGCGTGCAGAAGATCCTCGGCGGCAACTTCCTGAACGTGGTGGAGCGCCTGCGCGGCTGA
- a CDS encoding 3-hydroxyacyl-CoA dehydrogenase family protein, whose translation MSTSTQSAQSLLASRELNHVVVLGANGTMGFGSGVLFTQAVPRVTFLARTKEKAEQGVAAAKAMVRSNTVSQRVDTGSYDDLEKVCGEADLIFEAVTEQLPLKQEFFARVDAARRPDSIVATVTSGLSINTLAEGRSESFRKNFLGLHFFNPPNVIVGTELIASKDTDPGLLDFIEVYSEKKLGRTMIRTHDTAGFAGNRVGFKVLNECAILAEQHGPALVDKIVGPYTGRALTPLATVDLVGWDIHRAIVDNIVALTKDEAHDTLKLPKYMADLMDKGTLGNKSGRGFFMRDGKRKLALIPGTDRYQPVDEIKLPDLSYIAEIAELHRIGRYDAAMAAFVAAKGPEADLARKVISGYISYSFHRVGECTDTITGIDLIMGQGFNWAPPSVLVDTIGLAETIAMIEKSGVPVPSILANAAPGTRFFNHPTINVGKFFVAG comes from the coding sequence GTGTCCACCTCGACGCAATCCGCGCAGAGCCTGCTCGCGTCCCGCGAGCTCAACCACGTCGTCGTCCTCGGCGCGAACGGCACCATGGGCTTCGGCAGTGGTGTCCTCTTCACCCAGGCCGTCCCCCGCGTGACCTTCCTCGCCCGCACCAAGGAGAAGGCGGAGCAGGGCGTCGCCGCCGCGAAGGCCATGGTGCGCTCCAACACCGTGTCGCAGCGCGTCGACACCGGCAGCTACGACGACCTCGAGAAGGTCTGCGGCGAAGCCGACCTCATCTTCGAGGCGGTCACCGAGCAGCTGCCCCTCAAGCAGGAGTTCTTCGCCCGCGTGGACGCCGCGCGCCGCCCGGACTCCATCGTGGCCACCGTCACCAGCGGCCTCAGCATCAACACGCTGGCCGAGGGCCGCAGCGAGTCGTTCCGCAAGAACTTCCTCGGCCTGCACTTCTTCAACCCGCCCAACGTCATCGTCGGCACCGAGCTGATCGCCAGCAAGGACACCGACCCGGGCCTGCTCGACTTCATCGAGGTCTACTCGGAGAAGAAGCTCGGCCGCACCATGATCCGCACGCACGACACGGCGGGCTTCGCCGGCAACCGCGTGGGCTTCAAGGTCCTCAACGAGTGCGCCATCTTGGCCGAGCAGCACGGCCCCGCGCTGGTCGACAAGATCGTCGGGCCCTACACCGGCCGCGCCCTCACGCCGCTGGCCACCGTGGACCTCGTCGGCTGGGACATCCACCGCGCCATCGTGGACAACATCGTCGCGCTCACCAAGGACGAGGCGCACGACACGCTCAAGCTGCCCAAGTACATGGCCGACCTGATGGATAAGGGCACGCTCGGCAACAAGAGCGGCCGCGGCTTCTTCATGCGCGACGGCAAGCGCAAGCTGGCGCTCATCCCCGGCACCGACCGCTACCAGCCGGTCGACGAGATCAAGCTGCCGGACCTCAGCTACATCGCGGAGATCGCGGAGCTGCACCGCATCGGCCGCTACGACGCCGCCATGGCCGCGTTCGTGGCCGCCAAGGGCCCCGAGGCCGACCTCGCCCGCAAGGTCATCTCTGGCTACATCAGCTACTCGTTCCACCGCGTGGGCGAGTGCACCGACACCATCACCGGCATCGACCTCATCATGGGTCAGGGCTTCAACTGGGCGCCGCCCAGCGTGCTGGTGGACACCATCGGCCTCGCCGAGACCATCGCCATGATCGAGAAGTCGGGCGTCCCCGTCCCGAGCATCCTCGCCAACGCGGCCCCCGGCACGCGCTTCTTCAACCACCCCACCATCAACGTCGGCAAGTTCTTCGTCGCCGGCTGA
- a CDS encoding thiolase domain-containing protein (Catalyzes the synthesis of acetoacetyl coenzyme A from two molecules of acetyl coenzyme A. It can also act as a thiolase, catalyzing the reverse reaction and generating two-carbon units from the four-carbon product of fatty acid oxidation) has product MSKEVYILGGYQTDFARNWSKERKHFVAMIRESVQGALRDAKVAPEEIESGHVGNFAASLYSKQGHIGAFFVEADPAFSGLPTGRHEAACASGSIALLAASAEIEAGRYDVQCVVGVEQMKTVNASVGGDFLGTAAWYELEAKGVEFPFPKLFGKLGDEYDKRYGLKDEHLAEISAINYANGKLNPNAQTRTWYMNKEHALGADEFNGAVGGRVKISDCSQVTDGSATVILASAEFAAKWAARNGVKLENIPRIKGWGHNTARIRFDDKVRESKDAEYVLPHVRSTILNARKRAGIADVSGIDCIETHDCFTTSEYMAIDHFGLTAPGESWKAVEDGTIALGGRCPINPSGGLIGAGHPVGASGVRQVLDAYKQVTDTAGDYQVAGAKNVQTLNIGGSGTTSVSFVVGA; this is encoded by the coding sequence ATGTCCAAAGAAGTTTACATCCTTGGTGGTTACCAGACCGACTTCGCCCGTAACTGGAGCAAGGAGCGCAAGCACTTCGTCGCGATGATCCGCGAGTCCGTGCAGGGCGCGCTGCGCGACGCGAAGGTGGCGCCGGAAGAGATCGAGAGCGGCCACGTCGGCAACTTCGCCGCGTCCCTCTACAGCAAGCAGGGCCACATCGGCGCGTTCTTCGTCGAGGCCGACCCCGCCTTCAGCGGCCTCCCCACGGGGCGCCACGAGGCGGCCTGCGCGTCGGGCAGCATCGCGCTCCTGGCCGCCAGCGCCGAGATCGAGGCCGGCCGCTACGACGTGCAGTGCGTCGTCGGCGTCGAGCAGATGAAGACTGTCAACGCCTCCGTCGGCGGCGACTTCCTCGGCACGGCGGCCTGGTACGAGCTCGAGGCCAAGGGCGTCGAGTTCCCGTTCCCCAAGCTCTTCGGCAAGCTCGGCGACGAGTACGACAAGCGCTACGGCCTCAAGGACGAGCACCTGGCCGAGATCAGCGCCATCAACTACGCGAACGGCAAGCTCAACCCCAACGCGCAGACCCGCACCTGGTACATGAACAAGGAGCACGCGCTGGGCGCGGACGAGTTCAACGGCGCCGTGGGCGGCCGCGTGAAGATCAGCGACTGCTCGCAGGTGACCGACGGCTCGGCCACCGTCATCCTCGCGTCGGCCGAGTTCGCCGCCAAGTGGGCCGCCCGCAACGGCGTGAAGCTCGAGAACATCCCCCGCATCAAGGGCTGGGGCCACAACACGGCGCGCATCCGCTTCGACGACAAGGTGCGCGAGAGCAAGGACGCGGAGTACGTGCTGCCGCACGTGCGCTCCACCATCCTCAACGCGCGCAAGCGCGCCGGCATCGCCGACGTGTCGGGCATCGACTGCATCGAGACGCACGACTGCTTCACCACCAGCGAGTACATGGCCATCGACCACTTCGGCCTGACCGCCCCCGGTGAGAGCTGGAAGGCCGTCGAGGACGGCACCATCGCGCTCGGCGGGCGCTGCCCCATCAACCCGAGCGGCGGCCTGATCGGCGCTGGTCACCCGGTGGGCGCCTCGGGCGTGCGCCAGGTGCTCGACGCCTACAAGCAGGTCACCGACACGGCCGGCGACTACCAGGTGGCAGGCGCCAAGAACGTGCAGACGCTCAACATCGGCGGCAGCGGCACCACCAGCGTCAGCTTCGTCGTCGGCGCCTGA
- a CDS encoding serine/threonine protein kinase, translated as MSRSDDATLSTVGVLRSPRERELAVTHEDPFAHIGAPHEGGVVPGELLGAGGMGVVRVGLQTTLRRQVAVKRALGAARSEGDGALLSFLREAWIGAQLEHPNILPVHELCSDRGHPQLVMKRVEGLSWRALLDDDALAAEFGMRDRLTFHLDILERVCRAVHFAHSRHIVHLDLKPDNVMVGHHGEVYLLDWGVAASFDEDADPWIPRTVDIRTIVGTPAYLSPEQAAGLGGAMGPRTDVFLLGALVHRIVTGRPPNRGDSVDEVMSAAFAAEPAPYDDAVPSELRAILHKAMARAVDDRYASADELRLAVRAFVQHRESNAILAAALTRLSLLREERDGKALRPSVARRVESECRFGLEEALSSWPGNTAARAALDDLARLAVERALRANDWRRAAAALDRLPAGDDALWQRVRALRAAAMEKERERRALEDLGSNQDILRHARVRSIIAASVSVSWFLWFLLSGWLLRSGLVTLTHPLLMLEVAVTLSLSGGVMWLVRDTLMTTQIDRRALLLLSASLGGVGVLWALCWQLGTTPQQSLTLSSGVYVFFFVAMTMVMERRLTWVTVALLPVAFMSVVDTTHVLEWQGFYVLVGGAALSALWRRDARKAAAREEAISKQGSPTRGGAPG; from the coding sequence GTGAGCCGCAGCGACGACGCGACGCTGAGCACGGTGGGCGTCCTACGCAGCCCGCGGGAGCGTGAGCTCGCCGTGACCCACGAAGACCCGTTCGCTCACATCGGCGCCCCGCACGAGGGGGGCGTCGTCCCGGGCGAGCTGCTGGGCGCGGGCGGCATGGGCGTGGTGCGCGTCGGCCTGCAGACCACGCTGCGCCGCCAGGTGGCCGTCAAGCGCGCGCTGGGGGCGGCGCGCTCGGAGGGCGACGGCGCGCTGCTCTCGTTCCTGCGTGAGGCGTGGATCGGGGCGCAGCTGGAGCACCCCAACATCCTCCCGGTGCACGAGCTGTGCAGCGACCGCGGCCACCCGCAGCTGGTCATGAAGCGGGTGGAGGGTCTCTCGTGGCGCGCCCTGCTCGACGACGACGCGCTCGCTGCGGAGTTCGGCATGCGCGACCGCCTCACGTTCCACCTCGACATCCTCGAGCGTGTCTGTCGGGCGGTGCACTTCGCGCACTCGCGGCACATCGTCCACCTGGACTTGAAGCCCGACAACGTGATGGTCGGGCACCACGGCGAGGTCTACCTGCTGGACTGGGGGGTGGCCGCCAGCTTCGACGAAGACGCCGACCCGTGGATCCCCCGCACGGTGGACATCCGCACCATCGTGGGGACGCCGGCCTATCTGTCACCCGAGCAGGCGGCTGGTCTCGGCGGCGCCATGGGACCGCGAACCGATGTGTTCCTGCTCGGCGCGCTCGTGCACCGCATCGTCACGGGGCGCCCCCCGAACCGTGGCGACTCGGTGGACGAGGTGATGTCCGCCGCCTTCGCCGCCGAGCCCGCTCCTTACGACGACGCGGTCCCGTCCGAGCTGCGCGCCATCCTGCACAAGGCCATGGCCCGCGCCGTCGACGACCGCTACGCGTCCGCCGACGAGCTGCGCCTCGCGGTGCGTGCGTTCGTGCAGCACCGCGAGTCCAACGCCATCCTCGCGGCGGCGCTGACGCGCCTGTCGCTGCTGCGCGAGGAGCGCGACGGAAAGGCGCTGCGTCCCTCGGTGGCGCGGCGCGTCGAGAGCGAGTGTCGCTTCGGGCTCGAGGAGGCGCTGTCCTCGTGGCCCGGCAACACGGCGGCGCGCGCGGCCCTCGACGACCTGGCGCGCCTGGCGGTGGAGCGCGCGCTCCGGGCCAACGACTGGCGGCGCGCGGCGGCGGCGCTGGACCGGTTGCCCGCGGGCGACGATGCGCTCTGGCAGCGCGTGCGTGCGCTGCGCGCGGCCGCGATGGAGAAGGAGCGGGAGCGCAGGGCCCTCGAGGACCTGGGCAGCAACCAGGACATCCTGCGGCACGCGCGGGTGCGGTCCATCATCGCCGCCTCGGTGAGCGTCAGCTGGTTCCTCTGGTTCCTGCTCAGCGGTTGGCTCCTGCGCTCGGGCCTGGTCACGCTCACGCATCCACTGCTGATGCTCGAGGTCGCCGTCACGCTCAGCCTCTCCGGAGGGGTCATGTGGCTGGTGCGGGACACGCTGATGACGACGCAGATCGACCGCCGCGCGCTGCTGCTGCTGTCTGCGTCGCTGGGCGGGGTGGGCGTGCTGTGGGCGCTGTGCTGGCAGCTGGGCACCACGCCACAGCAGTCGCTCACGCTGAGCTCGGGCGTCTACGTGTTCTTCTTCGTCGCGATGACCATGGTCATGGAGCGGCGCCTGACGTGGGTCACGGTGGCCCTCTTGCCCGTCGCGTTCATGAGCGTCGTCGACACCACACACGTGCTCGAGTGGCAGGGCTTCTACGTGCTGGTGGGCGGCGCCGCGCTGAGCGCGCTGTGGCGGCGCGACGCGCGCAAGGCGGCTGCGCGTGAGGAGGCGATCTCGAAGCAGGGCTCGCCGACCCGTGGGGGTGCCCCGGGCTGA
- a CDS encoding protein kinase, which produces MTSSSTERPREGPLARETEPTARAGLVPTVRDAAVDMTTLAADDPQLAERFQTLGVQTLDARPGVTLGRSRTLVSDLAIHDAPEGLVSVGGLIAEGGMGEVRRAVQHHLRREVAVKRPFRGSDEGVHHAMLHEAWVAGALDHPNTLPIHTLSREGDAPLIVMKRVDGRVWSELLEEARDAPPEERFVEPLRVLIEVCRAVHFAHSRGVLHLDLKPDNVMVGEHGEVVLLDWGVAAAFDPALAPDFVRPAASVDNICGTLGYLSPEQVFGRGADFGPATDVYLLGAVLHEIITGQPPHRGTHEQSMLLALVSAHRAVPPTFDADVPAELASIAQRALARDPADRFPDADAFRRALEDFLDHRPAQALTERADKLRDEIVFLRISNAGRSSMQALSDEASVEGQLDACRFAYQQALRSWPDCPGAHEGLVALARMRLEQAEQDLDVLAARAALEDFPTLTDDLRERLSALERAAEEDAQRERELRRLSADESLETDRAIRIRLALTGGGSWSVWNTVMGLLDGFGVVPLTGTTLLINLGLAFSLFLAVLVSVGRRPLTSTAVNRRALTIVFAAFAEILVVWVGALAIGLSPHQAAVLGFAVYVLAGLAVAVVLDPRTWWGSLLMLGLALGAARWPQHVFYFTAALGPIGGAGLAYLWWHPQADGAADAPAGTEEPT; this is translated from the coding sequence ATGACCTCCTCGTCCACCGAGCGACCGCGCGAAGGCCCTTTGGCGCGGGAGACGGAGCCCACGGCGCGCGCGGGCCTGGTCCCGACCGTGAGGGACGCGGCGGTCGACATGACGACGCTCGCCGCGGACGACCCGCAGCTGGCCGAGCGCTTCCAGACCCTGGGCGTGCAGACCCTCGACGCGCGGCCTGGCGTCACCCTGGGACGCAGCCGCACGCTGGTCAGCGACCTCGCCATCCACGACGCTCCGGAGGGGCTCGTGTCGGTCGGCGGGCTCATCGCCGAGGGCGGCATGGGCGAGGTGCGTCGGGCCGTGCAGCACCACCTGCGGCGCGAGGTCGCGGTCAAGCGACCGTTCCGCGGCTCGGACGAGGGCGTGCACCACGCGATGCTGCACGAGGCCTGGGTGGCGGGCGCTCTCGATCACCCCAACACGCTCCCCATCCACACGCTGTCGCGTGAGGGCGACGCGCCGCTGATCGTGATGAAGCGCGTGGACGGACGCGTGTGGAGCGAGCTGCTGGAAGAGGCGCGCGACGCGCCACCCGAGGAGCGCTTCGTCGAGCCGCTGCGTGTGCTGATCGAGGTCTGCCGCGCGGTGCACTTCGCGCACAGCCGCGGCGTGCTGCACCTGGACCTCAAGCCCGACAACGTCATGGTCGGGGAGCACGGCGAGGTGGTGCTGCTCGACTGGGGCGTGGCGGCGGCGTTCGACCCCGCGCTGGCGCCCGACTTCGTGCGTCCCGCGGCCAGCGTGGACAACATCTGCGGCACGCTCGGCTACCTGTCGCCCGAGCAGGTGTTCGGGCGGGGGGCGGACTTCGGGCCCGCGACCGACGTGTACCTGCTGGGCGCGGTGCTGCACGAGATCATCACGGGCCAGCCCCCGCACCGGGGTACGCACGAGCAGTCGATGTTGCTCGCGCTCGTGAGCGCACACCGCGCGGTGCCGCCGACGTTCGATGCGGACGTGCCCGCCGAGCTGGCCAGCATCGCGCAGCGCGCGCTCGCGCGTGATCCGGCGGACCGCTTCCCGGATGCCGACGCGTTCCGCCGCGCGCTCGAGGACTTCTTGGATCATCGCCCCGCGCAGGCGCTCACCGAGCGGGCCGACAAGCTGCGCGACGAGATCGTCTTCTTGCGCATCTCGAACGCGGGGCGCTCGTCCATGCAGGCGCTCAGCGACGAGGCGAGCGTGGAGGGACAGCTCGACGCGTGTCGTTTCGCGTATCAGCAGGCGCTCCGGTCGTGGCCCGACTGCCCGGGCGCGCACGAGGGGCTGGTGGCCTTGGCCCGCATGCGGCTGGAGCAGGCCGAGCAGGACCTCGACGTGCTGGCCGCGCGCGCGGCCCTCGAGGACTTCCCCACGCTGACCGACGACCTGCGCGAGAGGCTGTCCGCGCTCGAGCGCGCTGCCGAAGAAGATGCGCAGCGGGAGCGCGAGCTGCGCCGGCTGTCGGCCGACGAGAGCCTCGAGACCGACCGCGCCATCCGCATCCGCCTCGCGCTCACGGGCGGGGGCTCGTGGAGCGTGTGGAACACCGTCATGGGCCTGCTCGACGGGTTCGGGGTGGTCCCGCTGACGGGTACTACGTTGCTCATCAACCTGGGCCTCGCGTTCTCGCTGTTCTTGGCCGTCCTCGTGTCGGTGGGTCGGCGCCCGCTCACGTCCACCGCCGTCAACCGCCGCGCGCTGACCATCGTGTTCGCGGCGTTCGCCGAGATCCTGGTGGTGTGGGTCGGGGCGCTCGCCATCGGGCTCTCGCCGCACCAAGCCGCCGTGCTGGGGTTCGCCGTGTACGTGCTGGCGGGGCTCGCGGTGGCCGTCGTGCTGGACCCTCGCACGTGGTGGGGGTCGTTGTTGATGCTGGGATTGGCGCTCGGCGCAGCCCGCTGGCCACAGCACGTCTTCTACTTCACGGCGGCCCTCGGACCGATCGGCGGCGCGGGGTTGGCGTACCTGTGGTGGCATCCGCAGGCAGACGGTGCAGCGGACGCGCCCGCCGGCACGGAGGAGCCGACGTGA